TACCGACGACGAGACCCCCGATCTCAGCGGGCCCGCGACCGATAGTTTGGCCCCTTTGAACTTGCCCAACTTCGAAACGCTCTCCGAAAACGTCGGCAGCGGTTTCCGCAAGCTGCAAGTCGAACGGATTCCGTTCTGCTTGATGGCGATTCGCGTCCAAGCCGATGCCGCCGAAGAGGTTTGGAAGCAAGCGACGCTGTCCAGCATTCAAGCTTCGGTTCGCGGCATCGATGCCGATCGGATCGGATTCGATGGCGAACAAACGTTTGTCGTCTGCTTGCCGAGCACCGATGAATCGATCGCCAAGGAACGGGCCAAATTGATCCGCCAGAACATCGACGCGGCCAGCGAATCGGCGTGGCACCTGCAGATCGCAACCGCCAGTGCCACAGCGACCGAAACGTTTGAAGAAGCGTTGCAACGGACGGTTGAAAAGAACACACAAGTCGGCCAGTCCGAACCGGCTACCGCGTGAACCTTCGCTTGCCCCAGCCTAGCCAACGGGGCGGCACACCTTAATCCGCCAACCGTTGCGAGATCGCCGCGGCAACCTGTTGCGCCAGATAATCCGAACCGGCCGATGTGTAGTGCAAATCTTGGGGCCGGTGCAGTTCGTCGAACCGCGGCATGATGTAGCCGTGTAGATCGTTGATCGGCACATCCAGTTCGGTCATCACACGCGCCGCGATCTCGTTGTAATGCGTCTCGTCGCCAAAGGTCCGGTCGGGATTCAGCTTGCCCTTGGGAATCGGTGTCGTCGATGCCCAGATCAACTTCGCCCCCGTCGCTTTCATCTTGGCCACCAACAACCGCAAGTTCTTTTCGTAATCGGCCGGTTCGACCTGCCGCGTGCCATCGGCTTGGTGCTTCAAATCATGGATGCCCCAATTGAAATGGATCACATCCCAGTTCCCATCTCCAAGCCATTTGTCGATATTCGCCAGCCCTCGGAATGTCGGTCCGCCGTTCGCCGGGATCCGATGGACGTTCGCTTTGTCAGCCAACAGCTTCCGCGTCGGTTGGGTGTAACCCATCGAGATCGAATCGCCAATCAACAGCACCCGCGGCAGCCCCGCGCGATCTTTGATCGGCTCCAAAACGCCCTTCTGCCCAAAGCCAGAAGCACAACAGACGAGCGACAGGAGTGCAGTACAACAGATTCGATGCATGATGAGTCTCGCAGAGGGTGAAGCTGGAAGGTCCGGTTGAGATCGACCAGTATACACGCTCGGCCAGTGGTTCAGACGACTCCGCCAGCATCCTTTAGGGAGCGGGCAGCGGCGTCGGCTTCGACGTTTCTTGGGCAGCCGGTAGCCGCGTTGCCACGCGGGCCGACGGCTTGGTTTGTTCGGGCATCCGCGCCAGTCGCTGTTGGAACGAACTGGGCAACGGGATCGTTGTCGTTTGCATCGCGCTGTTGGCGTTCAGTCCCTGATGCGTTTCGGTGCCGCCGAGATAGTGGCCGACTTGGCGAACCGCCGGCACCGCGGGCCGCTTGGCTGCCGTCAGGTCGACCTTGCGACCGGGCAACAAGACCATCGCCGCTTCGCTTTGCACCACCTTGCCGCCGGTCGTTTTGAAGGTCGACATCAGCGACAGTTTCTTCTGGTCGCCGCCGGCAGCATCCCACGGGATCCAGATGCTGTACGACGCACCGAGATCCGATTCGCTGAAGTGCGATGTGAATTGTTCGGCGGTGAACCGGAACCGCTTGATGCCATCGGATTGCTGCGCCGTTGCCAACGCTTCATCGAAGCCGTGGATCGTCAGCTCACCCTCGACCGGCACCGCTTGGCTGTGGTCGTTGTAGAAGTAGACTCGCCCGCCGAATCCACGTGTCGGTGTCCGTCCTGGTTGCACGAGAATATCGGGCGTCCAAGTGACTGCCATCTTCACCGGGTTGGGATACGGTTTGGGTGGTTTATCTTTGTTCCAAGGCAACTTGGCCGACCAAGATTCACTCTTGGGGGCCGTTGCACAACCCGTCGCGATTGGACATGCCGCGATGACCAGAATGAAGAGGATTTTTTTCATCGGAGAACTACCCAAGAAGGTTTTCACTGCGAGATCGGGTTGCGAATCGCCCGTGTCGGACGACTCTTGGAGCTTTCAATTCAACCGTCCCGGCAAAGCGGGACAGCTTGATTCGGATCGCCATGGCGACCGATCGGTATCTAGCGGCGAGGCGTTCCGGGAGCCGGGGCGGCCATCGGAGCGCTGTATTGCACCGGAGTCGCATAACCTGGCGGCATCGCGTATTCGCTGGGTGTCGCTTCGTTTTGCATCGAGAAGACTTCCATCGGAACGCGTTGCTGCGGCTGCATGTTCATCGCCGATTCGGTCGCTTGGATGGGAGACGCTTGTTCGATCATCCCCGCCGGCTGCGGGATCGCGGGAACATTGCCACTCGATTCGTAAGGGACCGTTTGCACCGGTTGCTGGCTTGGATCGATAGGATGCTGTTGCATGCTGCCAGGGACGATCTGTTCCCCCGGACCCAGCAATGGATCTTGTGGGGCGGTTGGGAAGTGGTCGACGGTTGGTTGCATGTCGGGATAGATCATCGCTCCGACCGCGGGACCCCAGAGACCGTATCCGCCACGCAAGCCGGCGTCGCCATGTAGCTCGACTACGTCGGCCAGACAGTAGCTCATGCGGCTCGATTCGGCATCGTTGATCAATTGAATGTCCTCTTCGCCGTTGACGACTCGCGGTGTCAGCACGATCAACATCTCGGTTCGCTCTTCGATCTCTTGGTCGAATCGAAACAACTGGCCCAGGATCGGAATGTCCGAGACGTAGGGAACACGTCGGCTGAACTGACGACGACTCTTCGTGATCAATCCACCAAACACCACGGTCTGTCCCGACATCGCGGTCACGGTCGATTGAGCTTGCGTGATCAAGATCTGTGGCGAGATGATCGGATTGTCGTTGCTGTCGGTCGCAATCGGCTGACCATTGTTTGGGTTCGGATCGACGTTCGACCGTTGCGCGTCGACATTCATCACGATCAACCCATCCTGGCCGACTCGCGGCGTGACCCGCAGGATCAGCCCCAAGTTGATGTCTTGGGTTGCGATCACGGTGCCCGAGTTGGCGTTGCCGGCTTGCACCGATTCGATCCGTGGAAACAACGAACCGACCTGAACGTAACCCTCGGTACCGTCGAGCGTCATGATCTGCGGACGGCTGAGGATCTGAGCCCGGCCCGAATCTTGCAACATCCGTAGCAACAGGTTCACCGATTCACTGGCTGCCGAAAGAACAAATCCACCGTAGCCAAACTCGCTGCTTTGACGCCCCAGAGCAAAGGCGGAAGCGACTTGCCCAGCAAGATTTTCTTGGTCGTAGGTATTGTTGTTTGGCAAGCCTGGCGACGAATTCGGAAGGAAGTTGAAGCCGGGCGTGCTCGAGGTCGCGCCTGCCACGCCGCGATCGAATAGCACCGAATCTTGCAAACCGAGTTCGGTGCCAAATTCAAATCCGTCGGTCAGGGTGACCTCGGCCAACACAACTTGGATCATGATCATCGGCGGGCGTCGATCCAATTGATCGATCACACGGCGAACGTCTTCATACAGTCGGGGCGAAACACTGATCACCAGACTGTTGGTACGCGCTTCGGGCACGACGACGAGGTCGCGTTCGGGCAGGTCGTAGGGGCCAAGGCTTTGGCTGAAAAATTGGTTTCGCGATTGCAATTGCGACTGTTGGTTGACAAAGTCTTGCAGCGCGGTCGCGACGTCCGCGGCGGCGGCGTTTCGCAACCAGATCGTCTCGGTGATCCGCGACGAAAAGCCTTCGGTATCCAACCGGATCAACAAGCTCTCGACAACTTCCAGATCGGTCGCACTGCCGCTGGCAATGATGCTGTTGGTCCGGATGTCGACGGCAAATCGCAGCGCGATCAACGAAGTCTCGCTGTTGCTGGTCTGCGTCATTGCGGCCAGGTTTCCGACACCGCTGTTGTTGGTCTGCCCCTCGGCGGCAAACAACTCTTGCAGCGAAGTCGTCAATTGCGTGGCGTCGCCGTTGACGATCGTAAAGACCTTGACCACGCTTTCGGCACCCGGCAATTGATCCAATTGGTCGATCAATTCGCCGATCAACGGCATGCTGGCTGCAGGAGCGCGAACGATGATCGCGTTGACGTTGGCATCGGCGGTGACGACAACTCCCGACAGGATTCCCGAATCGAGCGTCTTGTTCCCTTGCGCGTCGACCGACAGGATCGACAGCGTGCTCGAAGGGATCGTGGTGTTGTCGGGAACGTCTTCGGGTTGCCCCGAAATCGCCGCTTGCAGAACCGGTTGCAGGTCTTCGGCGAAGGCGTTCTTCAGTTTGAAGACCTTCAATTCGCTCTCGGCACCGGTCGCGGGAGCATCCAACTGTTGGATCATCCGCTCGACTTCCAACATGTCCCGAGGCGACGCCTGGGCGATGATCGAATTGGATCGATAATCGGCGATAATCCGCGCCCTAGCGCCCAAGCCGGGGCGAAGGTCTTCGTTGCCGCTGGGTCGGTCGACAAAGAAACCTTGCACGGTGGCTTGGACATCCAGGGCGGATGCGTGTTTCAAATTAAAGACGCGAAATTGCGAAGCGACATCCACCGGTTGATCGACTTTTTTGATCAGATCGATCACCCCGGCAACCGCTTCGTCGCGGCCGATCAATAGGATCGCATTGGGTTTATCCAACGCGGTGATGCTGACTTGGCCTTGGCGAGGTGCCAAAACCTGTTCGTACAATTGGTTCACGATCTCCGCGACGGCATTGCTGTTCGCATGCTCCAGCGCGACAACTTCGACCTTCGGTTGGGTGACCGCGCTCTGTTCTTCGATCTGTTTGATAACTTCCATCACGCGTTGGACATCGCGTTTGGCACCGCGAACGATGATCACGCCCAACTCCGGGACAAATTCGATCTGCACGTCGCCAAACAGGCCGTTGAAGGCATCGTCGCCAGCGGCATCGCCAGCTTGTCCATCGTCGCCCCCGGCTTGCCCATTGCCGGCTGCGGCTTGGCGTTGCATGACCGCCCGCAACAGTGGATTATCGCGACCACCACCGGCCACACCGATCGTGTCGTCCTCTTGAGCGACAACCGGGCGAATGTCCGATAGCAATCGCACGGCCCGGCGGATCGGTGCTTGTTCGGCATTTTGGATTCGCATCAATTGCGTCGCCACGCCGGAGCGATTGTCTTGGCGATCGATCGTTTCGATGACACGTTGCCATCCGTTGATCGATGTCTTCGGCGCGATGACTGTCACTTTGTTGTCGCGGCGATCGATTTGCACTTTGGTGGTGCCAGCGTGTTGGCTGATGATATCGAAGCTGGCAAGTTCGCCGTTTCGCTGCGTCGTGACTGGCAATTTGCGTCCCGCCAAGCGAGCCAGACCATCTTCAAAGTCGCGCCATGAAGCGTTGTGCAGCGCGAACTGAGCGCGTACCGGTTGGCCGACTTTGGCGCTTACCTGTTGGATCTCTGGCGATCCCTTGACCGCTTGTTGTACGTTCCGTTGGATCTCATCGTGAAGCCCAGCCGGTGCCATCACCAACAACTGGCCTGTTTTTTCGTCACCGGTGATGCGGACGTCGACGTTCTTGCGATATTGCAAGCCGACGTTGCGTTCGACCTCGTGCAACCGAGCCGCCGGGACGGGCAAAGCGCGAAGCACAGGTTTGTCGCTTGCTGTCGTAACTTGGACAACATCCAAAGCCGCGATCGATTCAGCCGCCACGCGCTGCGCCTCCGGACCGCCGCGAACGATCAGACGGTTGTTCGTCCGATCGATCACAACCTCGGCCGCCTGGCTCGCTTGCGCCAGCATCTGCCGAACGCGTGGCGCCAATTGCCCCGCGGGACCGTTCTGCACCGGATAAACGTTCCCGGCGACAGGGGCTTGGGCAATCGCCGGTATCGCTAGCGTCAACACAAGAATCAGCAACAGCGCGGTTCGGTTCGGCATGACAGTTCACTCGTCGAGCGGAAATTGGATAGACAATCGATCCAATCGTCACAGTCCGCAGGACCAGAGCAACCAAACCACCCCAAAACCACTACCACCGCAATTCACCGGCGTCACAAACTACCTAAACTCGCACCCCCGCACCGACAAGCAAAGGTCACCAAGGCTTGCCGACAAACACTTCAGAACCACCGGTCACCCCAAAGGATGGTGTTAGCGAGCGGCCAGTGCCAGCTGGCCAGATGGCTCGGCAGACGACACAGCTCGTCGAGTGCTTCGCGGCGGAACAGTTGTTGCGCGAACGGACTCGTTCGATACAGCTCCTGCAACCATGGCTGCCATTGTCCGCCCAACCAGTGAGGGACCGGTGTTGGGAAGCTTGCTTTGGGACGCTGCGCAAGTTCGGCCGGCAGCCGATTTCCCGCCGCCGCGCGCAACAGTCGCTTGCCGCGCAGCGACCCGTCCGCGGCCAAGGCGCTCGCGGTGCGATGCTGCAGCGCTTCGCCCGGGGCAACATCGATGCAGTAGCCGATCGGTTGGCGGAACATCTGTTCGACGAAGTGATGGTCGGTGTACGGGACCCGCGATTCCAACCCAGCCGTCATCGTCGCGCTGTCGAGACGCGATAGCAAACATTCCAAATTAACGCGTAACAACAACTGCGCCGTTTTTTCCACTCCCGACAGATCGCCCAGCTGGCGGAACTGGCGATCGTAAAAACGCTCCACGCTGCCGTCGGCAAACGCCGCGGGCCAGGTGGCGTCATGAAACAGCGAAGCCTGCGTGGCTGCCGAGATCAATCCGTTGGCCGACAGATAATGGTCTCCCGCCGAAGCAAACGTGGCCGTGCCGTATTGCTGCATCAAGCTGTCGCGAGCCGTCTGCGCCGACGCGGGTGCTAGCGAATCGAGCGCTCGCGAGAGATCAAAATCGTTCCCCGACCAATGTGGAATCAAGTATCCGCAACAAGCTTCGTCGGCCCCTTCGCCGCCGAGCGCCACGCCGACCTGTTGCTTCAACTGTTGGGCGACGCGATAGATGATCGCGTCGGTCGGTGTCGAGATCGGCGTCTCGTAAGCCGCGATCAATTCCATCCAGGTCCGATGGTAATCGGTCGCCGAAACCGTGACCTGATCGAAATCGAAACCGACGTGCTGGGCACAGCGCCGCGCGTACTCAAAATCATTCCCCGCCGAGTCCAGTTCCGGGTCGATCCCGCCGCCGCACCGCGCGGTCATCGAAACACCTTCGTTGCGATGCAGCAGCGCTGCTAGCAGATTCGAATCGACACCGCCCGAGAGCATCATCCCGACGGGGACGTCGCTGCGCAGCCGGATCGAGACCGCTTCGCTGATCGTTTCCTCGAACCGATCGACAGCGTCGTCGAACGCCAGCCCCGTCGTCTCGCGCGGCGGAGGAGTCCAATAGATCGAGGATGTCAGTTTGTCGTCTGCCAGCGTCAACGTCTCCGCCGGACGGACGGCCTGGATGCCCGCGAAGACGGTTTCGGTATCCAACGTGATCCGAAACGTGCTCAAGTAATGACGGATCGTCGATAGATTCGGTTGGGGGCGGAAGTTGGGATGGGCGGTGATCGCGGCGATCGAACTGGCGAAGACAAACTGTTGCCCCAGTTCGGCGTAGAAGAGCGGTTTGACGCCGAAGCGATCCCGCGCGATGAACAGCTGCCGCTTTTGGAAATCGTAGACGCCAAAGGCGAACATCCCGCGCAGCTGTTCGACACACTTTTCACCCCAGTGCAGCCAAGCGGCCATCAGGACTTCGGTATCGCACTGCGTGCGGAATCGAAACCCGTGAGATCGTAACGTGTGTCGCAGCACATCGTCGTTGTAGATCTCGCCGTTGTAAACCAACGCACACGATCCGTCTTCGGAAACCCAAGGTTGCCGACCGGCATCGGGATCGCGAATCGCCAACCGGCGGTGGGCGAGGATCAGATTGTCGCGACGCAGCAGCGTGGCATCATCGGGGCCGCGTGCAGCCATCCGATCGCGGATCGCGATCACTTGCGGATCGGTCAGCGTCGGGGCGGCGCCGCTGCGATCGAGGATGCCCAAAATTCCACACATTGGATCCCTCTTAATCGATCGCTCGCGGCACTACAAAGTTGCCGACCGTTGGGTCGGCGCATAAAAAAAGCTCCCGGATAGTACGAGTCCCAGGGGGGCGGAGGACAGCGCGCTATGGATCCGGGAGCCGGTGGTTCTTTGCGTTAGCAATCGGCAGGCATCCTTGCCTTTCAATCACCAACGTTGTCTTCGCGACGAGCCGATTATTAATCAATCTTCATCCTTGAAGAAAGAGCAATTTTCGTGTCCGCAGGACAAATGTCCCAGTGCTGGACCGCTCAATCGCTTGGCCGTGTTGGCTAACCATCACTGCCATGGCGGGAGAATAGAGGCAACCGCCGACATGGGTCAAGGTTGGTTTTCGACTTTCCTGAGAAATTCGCTCATGCTCGGTTTTCGCTAGGGTTTAACGAGCGCAAGCACTTCAAAACCGCTTCGATATCGTCGGGGACGGGAGCTTCGAAGACCATCCGTTTGCCGCTCTGCGGATGATCCAATTCCAGCCGCTGCGCGTGCAGTGCTTGCCGCGTTAACAACGGCTCGATCGTCTCCCGTTGTGCCGAGGGTTGCGGATGATAATTGCCCGCCAGATCGTCGGCAGTGATCCGCGAACGACCGCCATAAAGTTTGTCGCAAAGGATCGGATGCCGCAGGTGATCCAAGTGAACTCGCAATTGATGCGTCCGGCCGGTCTTGGGAAACAACCGCACATAAGTGAAGCCGCGAAACCGCTCGATCACTTCATAAAAGGTGGTCGCTTCTTTGCTGGTCGCATGATTGGCGCGGATCGCCATCTTCTCGCGTTGATACGGATGGCGTCCGATCGGGCGATCGATCTGATCGCGGTCGCGGCTGAGCACTCCGCACGCGACGGCGACGTATTGCTTCTTGACCGTCCGATCGGCGAACTGAGCGGCCAAGTTCATGTGGACCGCATTCGTCTTGGCGACCACGATCACTCCGCTAGTGTCGCGGTCCAATCGATGGACGATCCCCGGCCGCGTCGGGCCACCGATGTCCGAGAGCGATTGGAAATGATAAGCCAGCCCGCTGGTCAACGTCCCCGACCAGTGGCCCCGGGCCGGATGGACGACCATCCCCGGCGGCTTGTTCACGACGACCATCCCGTCGTCTTCGAAGACGATATCAAGCGACATCGGCTCCGGAATCGTGCCATCTTCGGGAGGCTCGGGCATCCGAAAGCGGATCTGTTGGTTGGGCCGCAGCCGAAAGCTGGGGCGGACCGTCCGGCCATCGACCTGAGCTCCCCCCTCGTGCACTAGCATTCGCATCTGATTGCGGCTGACCCCATCCAAGACCTGAGTCAGATACATGTCGATCCGCTCCCCCTGAGCGCTCTCGGGGACATGGATCGATCGATAAGTCGTCTCGGCAGCGGATTCCTGATCGTCCGAAGTCGCTTCGTCCAGGAGTTCTTCGTCGACAGGTTCTTCGTCGGTGGAGTGATCGTTCAAAGCAGGCTTTTGATGGAGGTTGCTGTCGAATTGGGGGAGAGGAGCCAGCGGCCTGGCGCCCCTCGGAGCGTCATTGTAACGCATCTCGATTTTCCGGGACCTCGCCGCCCCGGCAATGGGGCTGCCGCAGATCGGCGGCGAAAAGCCACGATTGCGAACCGACCAACACCGCCCGGCGAAGCCAGCAGGGCCGGAATTTTGTAGTGGCGAAGCCACGGCATGCAACAGCCTGGGACGCAAGTCCCAGGGAGGCCGAATTACGCCCCCCCCAATGACCGACAGTCGCGAAGCGACGACATGCGATAGCCCAATCAACCGCGTCGCCATGCCGTCGCTTTCGCGACTGAGATGCTCCGCTGCGCTCCAATTTCCTGGGACTTGCGTCCCAGGCTATTCGCATGCCGTCGCTTTCGCGACTGTGGCAGCCCGGCTGGATCGA
Above is a genomic segment from Rosistilla ulvae containing:
- a CDS encoding SGNH/GDSL hydrolase family protein; protein product: MHRICCTALLSLVCCASGFGQKGVLEPIKDRAGLPRVLLIGDSISMGYTQPTRKLLADKANVHRIPANGGPTFRGLANIDKWLGDGNWDVIHFNWGIHDLKHQADGTRQVEPADYEKNLRLLVAKMKATGAKLIWASTTPIPKGKLNPDRTFGDETHYNEIAARVMTELDVPINDLHGYIMPRFDELHRPQDLHYTSAGSDYLAQQVAAAISQRLAD
- a CDS encoding secretin N-terminal domain-containing protein; this encodes MPNRTALLLILVLTLAIPAIAQAPVAGNVYPVQNGPAGQLAPRVRQMLAQASQAAEVVIDRTNNRLIVRGGPEAQRVAAESIAALDVVQVTTASDKPVLRALPVPAARLHEVERNVGLQYRKNVDVRITGDEKTGQLLVMAPAGLHDEIQRNVQQAVKGSPEIQQVSAKVGQPVRAQFALHNASWRDFEDGLARLAGRKLPVTTQRNGELASFDIISQHAGTTKVQIDRRDNKVTVIAPKTSINGWQRVIETIDRQDNRSGVATQLMRIQNAEQAPIRRAVRLLSDIRPVVAQEDDTIGVAGGGRDNPLLRAVMQRQAAAGNGQAGGDDGQAGDAAGDDAFNGLFGDVQIEFVPELGVIIVRGAKRDVQRVMEVIKQIEEQSAVTQPKVEVVALEHANSNAVAEIVNQLYEQVLAPRQGQVSITALDKPNAILLIGRDEAVAGVIDLIKKVDQPVDVASQFRVFNLKHASALDVQATVQGFFVDRPSGNEDLRPGLGARARIIADYRSNSIIAQASPRDMLEVERMIQQLDAPATGAESELKVFKLKNAFAEDLQPVLQAAISGQPEDVPDNTTIPSSTLSILSVDAQGNKTLDSGILSGVVVTADANVNAIIVRAPAASMPLIGELIDQLDQLPGAESVVKVFTIVNGDATQLTTSLQELFAAEGQTNNSGVGNLAAMTQTSNSETSLIALRFAVDIRTNSIIASGSATDLEVVESLLIRLDTEGFSSRITETIWLRNAAAADVATALQDFVNQQSQLQSRNQFFSQSLGPYDLPERDLVVVPEARTNSLVISVSPRLYEDVRRVIDQLDRRPPMIMIQVVLAEVTLTDGFEFGTELGLQDSVLFDRGVAGATSSTPGFNFLPNSSPGLPNNNTYDQENLAGQVASAFALGRQSSEFGYGGFVLSAASESVNLLLRMLQDSGRAQILSRPQIMTLDGTEGYVQVGSLFPRIESVQAGNANSGTVIATQDINLGLILRVTPRVGQDGLIVMNVDAQRSNVDPNPNNGQPIATDSNDNPIISPQILITQAQSTVTAMSGQTVVFGGLITKSRRQFSRRVPYVSDIPILGQLFRFDQEIEERTEMLIVLTPRVVNGEEDIQLINDAESSRMSYCLADVVELHGDAGLRGGYGLWGPAVGAMIYPDMQPTVDHFPTAPQDPLLGPGEQIVPGSMQQHPIDPSQQPVQTVPYESSGNVPAIPQPAGMIEQASPIQATESAMNMQPQQRVPMEVFSMQNEATPSEYAMPPGYATPVQYSAPMAAPAPGTPRR
- the asnB gene encoding asparagine synthase (glutamine-hydrolyzing) → MCGILGILDRSGAAPTLTDPQVIAIRDRMAARGPDDATLLRRDNLILAHRRLAIRDPDAGRQPWVSEDGSCALVYNGEIYNDDVLRHTLRSHGFRFRTQCDTEVLMAAWLHWGEKCVEQLRGMFAFGVYDFQKRQLFIARDRFGVKPLFYAELGQQFVFASSIAAITAHPNFRPQPNLSTIRHYLSTFRITLDTETVFAGIQAVRPAETLTLADDKLTSSIYWTPPPRETTGLAFDDAVDRFEETISEAVSIRLRSDVPVGMMLSGGVDSNLLAALLHRNEGVSMTARCGGGIDPELDSAGNDFEYARRCAQHVGFDFDQVTVSATDYHRTWMELIAAYETPISTPTDAIIYRVAQQLKQQVGVALGGEGADEACCGYLIPHWSGNDFDLSRALDSLAPASAQTARDSLMQQYGTATFASAGDHYLSANGLISAATQASLFHDATWPAAFADGSVERFYDRQFRQLGDLSGVEKTAQLLLRVNLECLLSRLDSATMTAGLESRVPYTDHHFVEQMFRQPIGYCIDVAPGEALQHRTASALAADGSLRGKRLLRAAAGNRLPAELAQRPKASFPTPVPHWLGGQWQPWLQELYRTSPFAQQLFRREALDELCRLPSHLASWHWPLANTILWGDRWF
- a CDS encoding RluA family pseudouridine synthase, producing the protein MNDHSTDEEPVDEELLDEATSDDQESAAETTYRSIHVPESAQGERIDMYLTQVLDGVSRNQMRMLVHEGGAQVDGRTVRPSFRLRPNQQIRFRMPEPPEDGTIPEPMSLDIVFEDDGMVVVNKPPGMVVHPARGHWSGTLTSGLAYHFQSLSDIGGPTRPGIVHRLDRDTSGVIVVAKTNAVHMNLAAQFADRTVKKQYVAVACGVLSRDRDQIDRPIGRHPYQREKMAIRANHATSKEATTFYEVIERFRGFTYVRLFPKTGRTHQLRVHLDHLRHPILCDKLYGGRSRITADDLAGNYHPQPSAQRETIEPLLTRQALHAQRLELDHPQSGKRMVFEAPVPDDIEAVLKCLRSLNPSENRA